The nucleotide sequence ataacataatataatacaaacaTGTTATTTGGAACATCTATAATTAATCAaccccttctgaccaatcagatttgagaattcaaaaaaccgtttttaatggattttttttttaaaatatatagtgaCCTTGGATATAAACTCCAAGACTCCATGACTATAGCTAGTCTAGCTAGTCTGTAGTCTATAACTAGTCTATAGCTCACTTTTTTAGTCCTTTAATCTTTGGTAATAATTCAATTCTGGTCAATGTTACTATGGATTAAATGACTCTGCAGATCCTCCACCCATACCAGACGTCCACTGCTGGTCTCCGAGTTATCCCCTACAAGCCCTGTGCTCATGGACTCTGCCGCAAGACCCGATACTACCAACTTATTACATCTCAACCTACAGGTAGCAAAtccacacaaccttacacagcTATCTACGTACTAAGTGTTGGTCTATCCAGTTATGTTTAAAGTATTGTGATTTTTGGTCAGGCATCTTGAAGAGATCTATTCGTGCCAGAGAGTGAGCGAACAGGACAGGCAATGTGTTCTCGAGGAACTGGACCTCTTGTCGAACGTTCCGTACCTGGTTAACATCACAGCTGTCAACGCTCTTGGGAGCGCAAGCCGAATCTTGTCTGTCATCATCGAGGACATTGGTAATGTTTGACTTAATCTTAATCTGGTCCTAATCTCACACAGTGAGATTTTCTTTGCAAatgtacaatacacacaccagccactttattaggaacctgCTCCTTCACGTCTTTACACCCTTATTGTGCAGTAAAGCATTTCATAATATGTTGAACCGTATGAGCTCCAAGAGCAGGTTCCGCTCATATCAACCAGGAACAGGTATCTGAGATCTTGACGGTTGGAAATCGTCTGGTGTACCTATTAAAGTGTCCATTGCTGACTGCTTTAGTATTTTCTGGTTTATTTATCCCTCCGCAGTGAAGCCTGACCCCCCTGTGAACGTGAAGGTAGTGGCTTTACCAGGAAAGAAGCTCCACGTCCAGTGGGCTCCTCCACCGACATGGCCGGACCCTGTGACCTTCCCCCTGAAATACAAAGTGCAGTTCCAGTGGGGAAACACTAACACAGCTAACGTTGTGAGTCACACGCTGCTACACAtgctaacatctccacacaaaaaGATAAAGCCTTGTAGATTTATACTAGTGCTAACTAGCCTTTAATCACTGTTAGCATTTACGAGGGTGATGTTGTTTCTTCCGAGCATGTTTTACCAGTACACTTCAGCCAAAATGCTAATAATGCCAATAAATAAAAGAggtaaatattttagtataaaTGCATCGGTGCTAATGAACCCATATCCGTAATAGTATCGGACTCCTGTCTGATAAAATATTCACATTTCTGACAGAAAGGGAGTCAGCATTTTTAACATAAGCACGATAAGTGacttacaaaaataacaaacaaaacaaggtaAACAAAACAAGTgtagcttttttttctcctcaagcTTAGTGCTAAAAATGCTACTAAAGGCTAGCAGAAGTAAACAGTGCAAGCAGAAGTACCCTTTTTTGTTGAGACTGTGTGCAGTCTTACATTGCTAAATATAAACTAGCATTCCTGTACACTACCATTGTTAGCATATTTGGATGAGGTGTACTTCACAAACAGGATAAAATACACCAATGTTTTTAATTCCAGATGGGTCCCTACGAGTCAGAAAGCATGGTCCGGAGCGGAGTGATGCCTGGACGGATGTATCATATCCGTGTATCTGTTATGGATCTCTTGGGTCACGGTCAGAGCAGCGAGTGGAGCGATACCGTCAACATAACTTTACCCAAGAGCTAACAAGAAGCTACTAAGAGACAAAACACATCAACAAAGCAAAGTAATTTAGGATGTTTTTATGCCATAACTTTGAATGAACCCGAACAAACCTGAAAAATCTACAGTACCATGAGGTTTCATCAAATTGGCAAatctaacaataaataaaatgaaatgaaaaaaaaaaaaagattttgctCCACTTACTCATCAGTCAATCAAGccgaaaaataaaacagaaagctgTAGAGTCAAACCCCAAAAGTATAGGCACCCTTTAAAGGAAATgcttatatacactacacattacacgcAATTAACTTTACACTCaaaggtgaaaaaaaataattaattaaaaaatatgtaattataaattcataaaatatttagataaatattattttaattatttattgcttagacatgtaataataataaaataataataattataataataagaagaagaaagttcTCATAATATCTATGCAGCAAAATTATTTGTACCCCTAAATACccttattcattaaaaaattatgCATGCAAGTTTGAGATATTATATAGTTATAGGGTGCCAATAGTTTACAAGAACAGTCGGCTGGTTTCATGTTTTAGCTAAAGTTTAAAAGATGTAAACAATTTACatgtaaaaaaatacaaataacaaTGTCACATGCAGTTGTAGATTTCAGTAAGTAGCTTTTTTTAGTCAGTTAAGTCGATGACTAAAGGTGTAACAAACTCAGAATGCCGCACCCCCATGGTGAAAGACGGCGGCCTGGGCAGGTGGGCCATCACTTTCTCCGGGTAGTGAGTCCCCGGTCCTGGCTTGCAAGTGGCATCACTGGGGATGTTGTGGCGGCTCTGGATGGAGAAAGATGGCTGCCTGTTCATGTAGATGCTTGGGTCCGTTCTGTTGTAGTGAGCCGGCCCTGGAGTTGTTGCCAGGTCTTCGGAGGGCGCCCCGGGTTTTGTTCGGCGGGACATGGAGTAGCTGGCACTAGAAGGCTTGTTAGGAATACGTGAGCCTAACAGATTGGGTAGGGTGTAGCGGTTGGGGGCAGGTACGGCGTCCGTGCCCCTGTAGCGCGTCCGGAGGCCCATGGTGTAGGATGGTGGGCGGCGATGCCAGTTTAGAGGAGGCGCCTTCTCCGGACTATAAAATCCTGGACCAGGGGTTTGGAACGTATCCGCTAGGAAGAGACAGGTTTGTTCTTATGTTTGGGATACTGTCTCTAATGATCAGGATAAAAACAGACACATATTCTTTATGGCTAGATTTCAAAAATGTCCTAGCCGTGACTTCCTGTCAGAAAGCAAACGGATACGTAGTTGAGTTACTCATCAAACCAGAGCATCACTCTCACCTCCGACCTTCTTTCTACCCAGCATCGAGTATGACGGAGTTCCATCTCTTCCAAAGCGAGTGATCTTGCCATCCACGTGGTAGCGAGGCCCAGGACTGGAATCCTCAAACAGCACTACCCAAAATGCATTGAGAGAATGTgtcattaaaaaatgaaaaagtaaacACAATTTTTATAAGAGTTGAATGAAGCTGAACAAACCCCCAAACCAAGCTAAAATGCCTGAATGCTAATGCGAGAGGCGGTGCTACCCGATGACATGCCTTAATCTTGTGTTAGGATTGATGCTGGAAGTCCACATCATTTGCTGTTTTCAGTTGTTCATTTGGACttgattattttattgaaaAAGAATGAGATTTTttacaaaggaaaaaagaaaagaaaaaaaggaatgacTTAAAAATCCCTGACTGCACCGTTAATGAAAACTTAATAAAAACGTTTTTGTAAACTGATTttaaaaatactgtttataatatttaaatttaaaaaagtagTTATATGGCTTCCATTTTTACAATAAATTTATAATAGGATTTTTAATGTTatctttttatataaataaaaatataaatataatttttttcagtaatttcttttttttaaagttgtACCCATACGTATAATTTTAAACTTAATATGGAAAACTTTTAATAGTGTAAATACcaaatatccaaaaaaaaaaaaaaaaaaaaaaaaatctgtacatttcaaaaagtaataaaataaaatactaaaattaaaatataaatatat is from Hemibagrus wyckioides isolate EC202008001 linkage group LG07, SWU_Hwy_1.0, whole genome shotgun sequence and encodes:
- the ebi3 gene encoding interleukin-27 subunit beta; amino-acid sequence: MRRKWFHAIFVLFLNFFPQIRSQDKSSEPKDLYEALGSSVELSCENGSEWRFNGSSVVSSHVLRLHNTSLNDQGFYTCHDLKGGTIETIRLQLGYPPPIPDVHCWSPSYPLQALCSWTLPQDPILPTYYISTYRHLEEIYSCQRVSEQDRQCVLEELDLLSNVPYLVNITAVNALGSASRILSVIIEDIVKPDPPVNVKVVALPGKKLHVQWAPPPTWPDPVTFPLKYKVQFQWGNTNTANVMGPYESESMVRSGVMPGRMYHIRVSVMDLLGHGQSSEWSDTVNITLPKS
- the odf3l2a gene encoding outer dense fiber protein 3-like protein 2a — encoded protein: MAEEVTRRRPLIAARERGPGPGHYALPPTIGYINHDYTKPSSPAYSFHRRMSSKMLFEDSSPGPRYHVDGKITRFGRDGTPSYSMLGRKKVGADTFQTPGPGFYSPEKAPPLNWHRRPPSYTMGLRTRYRGTDAVPAPNRYTLPNLLGSRIPNKPSSASYSMSRRTKPGAPSEDLATTPGPAHYNRTDPSIYMNRQPSFSIQSRHNIPSDATCKPGPGTHYPEKVMAHLPRPPSFTMGVRHSEFVTPLVIDLTD